A window from Chaetodon trifascialis isolate fChaTrf1 chromosome 5, fChaTrf1.hap1, whole genome shotgun sequence encodes these proteins:
- the LOC139330977 gene encoding signal-regulatory protein beta-2-like → MLIVFYSLLMLGVGRSTDDQIFETRTVDFGQNVTLTCERSTSWSSTQLFWIRLVSGNLPEILGGTFTFDHDSVINTGHITAKQEPGRFILHISETKLSDTGVYYCLKVKHLHMALLKGTFLRIKGPEPDITAVVQVPPSDPVRPGDSVSLQCSVLSDSEKKTCPGGLGVYWFRAGSHESHPSVIYAHGNSGDECETSPEARSPQKCVYNFFKENISSSDAGTYHCAVATCGQILFRNGTKLQVEGNDLQKNTVLFLLCAALAMSLTVIVSLIYTIKRKSCGCCNAAVVLEANAATARGDQETEQRDGDMWVYSSVIFTMITDDSGTFKDPKAAEKARIYAAVKAFCLD, encoded by the exons ATGCTGATCGTGTTTTATTCACTGCTGATGCTCGGAGTGGGGC GATCCACAGATGATCAGATCTTTGAGACAAGGACTGTTGattttggacaaaatgtgacTCTGACCTGTGAACGCTCGACATCTTGGTCTTCAACACAATTATTTTGGATCAGGCTTGTTTCTGGAAACTTGCCTGAAATCTTGGGAGGAACCTTTACTTTTGATCATGATAGTGTGATCAACACTGGTCACATCACAGCCAAACAAGAGCCTGGAAGATTTATTCTGCATATTAGTGAAACAAAGCTCAGCGATACTGGAGTTTACTACTGTTTAAAAGTAAAACACCTTCACATGGCTCTTCTGAAAGGAACATTTCTAAGGATCAAAG GACCAGAACCTGATATCACTGCGGTCGTTCAAGTCCCTCCATCTGATCCGGTCCGTCCAGgagactcagtgtctctgcagtgttcagtcctctctgactctgagaAGAAAACATGTCCAGGAGGACTCGGTGTGTACTGGTTCAGAGCCGGATCACATGAATCTCATCCCAGTGTCATTTACGCTCATGGAAACAGTGGTGATGAGTGTGAGACGAGTCCTGAGGCTCGCTctccacagaaatgtgtctaCAACTTCTTCAAGGAgaacatcagctcctctgatgctggGACTTATCACTGTGCTGTGGCCACATGTGGACAGATATTATTTAGAAATGGAACAAAACTCCAGGTTGAAGGTAA CGATTTGCAGAAGAATacagttctgtttctgttatgtGCAGCTTTGGCTATGAGTCTGACTGTTATCGTCTCCCTGATTTATACCATCAAGAGAAAATCTTGCGGTTGTTGCAACG ctgctgttgttctggAAGCAAATGCTGCAACAGCCAGAGGTGATCAGGAAACTGAGCAG agagatggagacatgTGGGTTTATTCCTCAGTCATCTTCACCATGATTACAGATGACAGTGGCACATTTAAGGatccaaaagcagcagagaaagcgAGGATTTACGCTGCTGTCAAGGCTTTTTGTTTGGATTAG
- the LOC139330976 gene encoding signal-regulatory protein beta-2-like → MLIVFYSLLMLGVGRSTDDQIFETRTVDFGQNVTLTCERSTSWVSTQLFWIRLVSGNLPEILGGTLTFAYDGVNKTGHITAKQEPGTFILHISETKLSDTGVYYCLKVKQLHMALLKGTFLRIKGPEPDITAINGVLPSDPVRPGDSVSLQCSVLSDSENKTCPGGLGVYWFRAGSHESHPSIIYAHGNSGDECETSPEARSPQKCVYNFFKENISSSDAGTYHCAVATCGQIIFGNGAKLEVEGNDLQKNTVLFLLCAALAMSLTVIVSLIYTVKRKSCGCCNAAVVLEANAATARGDQETEQREKNSLVYSAPAFTKRNARTAERRNIKTADEETVYADVRT, encoded by the exons ATGCTGATCGTGTTTTATTCACTGCTGATGCTCGGAGTGGGGC GATCCACAGACGATCAGATCTTTGAGACAAGGACTGTTGattttggacaaaatgtgacTCTGACCTGTGAACGCTCGACATCTTGGGTTTCAACGCAATTATTTTGGATCAGGCTTGTTTCTGGAAACTTGCCTGAAATCTTGGGAGGAACCTTGACTTTTGCTTATGATGGTGTGAACAAGACTGGTCACATCACAGCCAAACAAGAGCCTGGAacatttattttgcatattAGTGAAACAAAGCTCAGCGATACTGGAGTTTACTACTgtttaaaagtaaaacaacTTCACATGGCTCTTCTGAAAGGAACATTTCTGAGGATCAAAG GACCAGAACCTGATATCACTGCCATCAATGGAGTCCTTCCATCTGATCCGGTCCGTCCAGgagactcagtgtctctgcagtgttcagtcctctctgactctgagaACAAAACATGTCCAGGAGGACTCGGTGTGTACTGGTTCAGAGCCGGATCACATGAATCTCATCCCAGTATCATTTACGCTCATGGAAACAGTGGTGATGAGTGTGAGACGAGTCCTGAGGCTCGCTctccacagaaatgtgtctaCAACTTCTTCAAGGAgaacatcagctcctctgatgctggGACTTATCACTGTGCTGTGGCCACATGTGGACAGATAATATTTGGAAATGGAGCAAAACTCGAGGTTGAAGGTAA CGATTTGCAGAAGAATacagttctgtttctgttatgtGCAGCTTTGGCTATGAGTCTGACTGTTATCGTCTCCCTGATTTATACCGTCAAGAGAAAATCTTGCGGTTGTTGCAACG ctgctgttgttctggAAGCAAATGCTGCAACAGCCAGAGGTGATCAGGAAACTGAGCAG CGAGAGAAGAACTCATTGGTTTATTCTGCACCAGCCTTCACCAAGAGGAACGCTcgcacagcagagagaaggaatataaaaacagcagatgaagaGACAGTCTACGCTGATGTCAGGACGTGA
- the LOC139330979 gene encoding uncharacterized protein produces the protein MLIVFYSLLMLGVGRSTDDQIFETRTVDFGQNVTLTCERSTSWSSTQLFWIRLVSGNLPEILGGTFTFDHDSVINTGHITAKQEPGRFILHISETKLSDTGVYYCLKVKRLHMALLKGTFLRIKGPETDIIAVVQAPPSDPVRQGDSVSLQCSVLSDSENKTCPGGLGVYWFRAGSHESHPSVIYAHGNSGDECETSPQKCVYNFFKENISSSDAWTYHCAVATCGQILFGNGAKLEVEGNDLQKNTVLFLLCAALAMSLTVIVSLIYTIKRKSCGCCNAAVVLEANAATARGDQETEQRDGDMWVYSSVIFTMITDDSGTFKDPKAAEKARIYAAVKAFCLD, from the exons ATGCTGATCGTGTTTTATTCACTGCTGATGCTCGGAGTGGGGC gatCCACAGACGATCAGATCTTTGAGACAAGGACTGTTGattttggacaaaatgtgacTCTGACCTGTGAACGCTCGACATCTTGGTCTTCAACACAATTATTTTGGATCAGGCTTGTTTCTGGAAACTTGCCTGAAATCTTGGGAGGAACCTTTACTTTTGATCATGATAGTGTGATCAACACTGGTCACATCACAGCCAAACAAGAGCCTGGAAGATTTATTCTGCATATTAGTGAAACAAAGCTCAGCGATACTGGAGTTTACTACTGTTTAAAAGTAAAACGCCTTCACATGGCTCTTCTGAAAGGAACATTTCTAAGGATCAAAG GACCAGAAACTGATATCATTGCCGTCGTTCAAGCCCCTCCATCTGATCCGGTCCGTCAAGgagactcagtgtctctgcagtgttcagtcctctctgactctgagaACAAAACATGTCCAGGAGGACTCGGTGTGTACTGGTTCAGAGCCGGATCACATGAATCTCATCCCAGTGTCATTTACGCTCATGGAAACAGTGGTGATGAGTGTGAGACGAGtccacagaaatgtgtctaCAACTTCTTCAAGGAgaacatcagctcctctgatgcttGGACTTATCACTGTGCTGTGGCCACATGTGGACAGATATTATTTGGAAATGGAGCAAAACTCGAGGTTGAAGGTAA CGATTTGCAGAAGAATacagttctgtttctgttatgtGCAGCTTTGGCTATGAGTCTGACTGTTATCGTCTCCCTGATTTATACCATCAAGAGAAAATCTTGCGGTTGTTGCAACG ctgctgttgttctggAAGCAAATGCTGCAACAGCCAGAGGTGATCAGGAAACTGAGCAG agagatggagacatgTGGGTTTATTCCTCAGTCATCTTCACCATGATTACAGATGACAGTGGCACATTTAAGGatccaaaagcagcagagaaagcgAGGATTTACGCTGCTGTCAAGGCTTTTTGTTTGGATTAG